One Epinephelus lanceolatus isolate andai-2023 chromosome 10, ASM4190304v1, whole genome shotgun sequence genomic region harbors:
- the LOC117265350 gene encoding methyltransferase-like protein 27 isoform X2, whose product MSDCSRTVDDVRTFLQSSKGFDPQQMMRFYDSWAETYEQDHNLMSYRAPHLAVDFLSKNFSGSPAEAQVLDVTCGSGWVAKLMVKLGFRHFVGVDGSKGMLEQAAKTGLYQDLKLALLGPEPLPAPTGGYICMSRVDPKSESGNNYKVSLEKELQLMEEEGLWTHVDTKEMDKYMMTVHNNHNNNNKNEQYFDGTMYLYRKSLN is encoded by the exons ATGTCAGACTGCAGCAGAACTGTGGACGATGTGAGGACCTTCCTCCAGTCCTCCAAAGGCTTTGATCCACAGCAGATGATGAGGTTCTATGACAGCTGGGCAGAGACATATGAACAG GATCACAACCTGATGAGCTACAGAGCACCACACCTAGCAGTAGACTTCCTGTCTAAAAACTTCTCTGGGAGTCCTGCAGAAGCTCAGGTTTTGGACGTTACCTGTGGGTCTGGATGGGTCGCTAAACTG ATGGTTAAACTGGGCTTCAGGCACTTTGTTGGAGTGGACGGCAGTAAAGGCATGCTGGAACAAGCTGCAAAGACTGGCCTCTATCAGGACCTCAAACTGGCCCTACTGGGACCAGAACCACTGCCTGCACCGACTG GAGGTTACATCTGCATGTCGAGAGTGGACCCAAAGTCAGAGTCTGGAAACAACTACAAGGTGTCTTTGGAGAAAGAGCTGcagctgatggaggaggagggactGTGGACTCATGTGGACACCAAAGAGATGGACAAATACATGATGACTGTTCATAATaatcacaataataataataagaatgaACAATACTTTGATGGGACCATGTACCTCTACAGGAAGTCACTTAATTAG
- the LOC117265350 gene encoding methyltransferase-like protein 27 isoform X1, whose amino-acid sequence MSDCSRTVDDVRTFLQSSKGFDPQQMMRFYDSWAETYEQDHNLMSYRAPHLAVDFLSKNFSGSPAEAQVLDVTCGSGWVAKLMVKLGFRHFVGVDGSKGMLEQAAKTGLYQDLKLALLGPEPLPAPTGVFDVVIIVGGLRAEFAPVSVVRELCQAAKLGGYICMSRVDPKSESGNNYKVSLEKELQLMEEEGLWTHVDTKEMDKYMMTVHNNHNNNNKNEQYFDGTMYLYRKSLN is encoded by the exons ATGTCAGACTGCAGCAGAACTGTGGACGATGTGAGGACCTTCCTCCAGTCCTCCAAAGGCTTTGATCCACAGCAGATGATGAGGTTCTATGACAGCTGGGCAGAGACATATGAACAG GATCACAACCTGATGAGCTACAGAGCACCACACCTAGCAGTAGACTTCCTGTCTAAAAACTTCTCTGGGAGTCCTGCAGAAGCTCAGGTTTTGGACGTTACCTGTGGGTCTGGATGGGTCGCTAAACTG ATGGTTAAACTGGGCTTCAGGCACTTTGTTGGAGTGGACGGCAGTAAAGGCATGCTGGAACAAGCTGCAAAGACTGGCCTCTATCAGGACCTCAAACTGGCCCTACTGGGACCAGAACCACTGCCTGCACCGACTG GTGTGTTTGATGTTGTTATCATTGTCGGTGGTTTACGCGCTGAATTTGCGCCGGTCAGCGTTGTCAGGGAGCTCTGCCAAGCTGCCAAACTGG GAGGTTACATCTGCATGTCGAGAGTGGACCCAAAGTCAGAGTCTGGAAACAACTACAAGGTGTCTTTGGAGAAAGAGCTGcagctgatggaggaggagggactGTGGACTCATGTGGACACCAAAGAGATGGACAAATACATGATGACTGTTCATAATaatcacaataataataataagaatgaACAATACTTTGATGGGACCATGTACCTCTACAGGAAGTCACTTAATTAG